The following proteins are encoded in a genomic region of Oncorhynchus keta strain PuntledgeMale-10-30-2019 chromosome 35, Oket_V2, whole genome shotgun sequence:
- the LOC118368922 gene encoding nuclear factor 7, ovary-like produces the protein MQSVRSPGRGGTLSEESFQCSICLEVFVEPVSTPCGHSFCKACLQGYWDHSKKFQCPMCKKSYTQRPELSINRVLAEISSQFQGLDVGVTSPNTKAGAVAGSLAVGHGFHGESPAAEGGEFARAGEVPCDACIGRKMRALKSCLNCPGSYCDAHLRHHKKVKSLTSHRLVEPMHRLEEKICKKHERLLEVYCRNDHGCVCISCAEASHKTHEIVSVEREWKKKMSHLGKWRSELKHLIKERAKKLEEINQSIRVIKSTAQRELEDSWQVYAELQRLVEQSQAELVELIATRQREAERHAQDLARGLEDELSQLRKRSGELDALAQNQDKVIFLQSLPTLAPLPEPSNWSGVNVNTDLYLGTIQSSVSTLVDRFQEELKSLYGKELRQLQNYATEVYLDPGTAQRNLVLSEDGRQVIYEERKHNQSEGTRRFSPALFVLAREGLSFGRHYWEVEVGRKTAWTVGVMRASARRKGEIKLSPDGGYWCLWLKSGEVKALASTRQPLQLTSHPQKIGIFLDYEGGQLLFYDVKARTHLFTFVDTFSESLYPIFSPCLNQDGKNMAPLIISAVKHS, from the exons ATGCAGA GTGTGAGATCCCCAGGGAGGGGGGGCACCTTATCAGAGGAGTCGTTCCAATGTTCTATCTGTCTGGAGGTCTTCGTAGAGCCTGTCTCGACCCCCTGCGGACACAGCTTCTGCAAGGCCTGTCTTCAG GGCTACTGGGATCACAGCAAGAAGTTCCAGTGCCCCATGTGTAAGAAGAGCTACACCCAGAGGCCGGAGCTCAGCATAAACCGTGTCCTCGCCGAGATCTCTTCCCAGTTCCAGGGGCTCGATGTGGGGGTGACTTCACCGAACACGAAGGCGGGTGCGGTGGCTGGGTCTCTGGCGGTGGGACATGGGTTTCACGGAGAGTCACCTGCGGCGGAGGGTGGAGAGTTCGCCCGGGCGGGCGAGGTGCCATGTGATGCATGCATTGGGAGGAAGATGAGGGCATTGAAGTCTTGTCTTAACTGTCCCGGGTCATACTGCGACGCACATCTCCGACATCACAA GAAGGTGAAGTCTCTGACATCCCACCGCCTGGTTGAGCCCATGCACCGCCTGGAAGAGAAGATCTGTAAGAAGCACGAGCGCCTGCTGGAGGTCTACTGTCGTAACGACCATGGCTGCGTCTGCATCTCCTGCGCAGAAGCCTCACACAAGACCCACGAGATCGTCTCCGTCGAACGTGAGTGGAAGAAGAAGATG AGTCATCTGGGCAAGTGGAGGTCGGAGCTTAAACACCTAATCAAGGAGCGGGCCAAGAAGTTGGAGGAGATCAACCAGTCCATACGGGTCATAAAA AGCACTGCCCAGAGGGAGTTGGAGGACAGCTGGCAGGTGTATGCAGAGCTGCAGCGTCTAGTGGAGCAGAGCCAGGCTGAGCTGGTGGAGCTGATCGCTACGAGACAGCGTGAGGCGGAGAGGCATGCCCAGGATCTGGCCAGAGGTCTGGAGGACGAACTGAGCCAGCTCCGGAAGAGGAGCGGAGAGCTGGATGCCCTGGCACAGAACCAGGATAAAGTCATCTTCCTCCAG AGCCTGCCCACCCTGGCGCCCCTCCCAGAGCCCAGTAATTGGTCAGGCGTGAATGTGAACACAGACCTCTACCTAGGAACCATCCAATCATCCGTAAGCACCCTTGTCGACAGGTTCCAGGAAGAACTGAAGAGTCTGTATGGAAAAG AGCTCAGGCAGCTGCAGAACTATGCAA ctGAAGTGTACCTGGACCCGGGCACTGCCCAGAGGAACCTGGTCCTGTCAGAGGACGGTCGCCAGGTGATATACGAGGAACGGAAGCACAACCAGTCGGAAGGCACTCGTCGCTTCAGCCCTGCACTCTTTGTGCTCGCTCGCGAGGGCCTCTCCTTTGGACGCCATTACTGGGAGGTTGAGGTGGGCCGCAAGACTGCCTGGACTGTGGGTGTGATGCGGGCATCGGCCCGCCGGAAAGGAGAGATAAAGCTGAGCCCTGACGGAGG GTACTGGTGCCTGTGGCTGAAGAGTGGGGAGGTCAAGGCTCTGGCATCCACTCGACAGCCCCTCCAGCTGACCTCTCACCCCCAGAAGATTGGCATCTTCCTTGACTATGAAGGTGGCCAGTTGTTGTTCTACGATGTCAAGGCGCGCACGCACCTCTTCACGTTCGTGGATACTTTCAGTGAGAGTTTGTATCCGATATTCAGTCCCTGTCTCAACCAGGATGGAAAGAACATGGCCCCGCTCATCATCAGTGCTGTGAAACATAGCTGA